The genomic DNA gtgtccttttgttgtggacttgatgtccagtgtaaatCCCCTCCCCACCAACATGGTATTGCcaagtccaaaaaaataaaataaaaaatattgccattgtatttttggtactttttcagTGAGGCCATCTTACTAAACACTGAGAGGCCTGAAAACTTGAATAGAacattatgtatgtgtatatgtgtatctgtgtgagtgagtcAGTGACAGACCTGGTATGTTTCAACTGGTTTATTTTCCATGTTGAGGTCCCATACTTTAGCGGTGAGGTAATCTCGAGTGAGCAGGTAACGGCCACTATGACTGAACTTTACATCTGACACCGAGGAAACAATCTCTGAGAAGAATGTCCGACCCGCCGGATCCACTGCCTCTTCAAACACTAATTAAGCATACACAAACCTTTGAGTTAGGGGACAAATGTGGAAATGTCTCAAAGTGGGCGTATGTTAGTTATAATGATTGCTTCGCCCCTGAATATATGCATTGATGTGGCTTACATTTGACATGTTGGTCACAGAGTGCGCGGGCTCTCATGTCACAGAGGCGTGTGGTTCCTGTACTGCTGCTGAAGGCCAGCAGGTGGCAGTGATGAGGATGAAACTCTGCCACTGTGATCACCTCAGTGAGGTCCTCCATGTTCTCTGGCTTCAAATCTACTATGTCTGAAAGAAATTCACTGAGAAAAACCAACATACTGAGATATCATATCATCCATATCAAATCATAACAAAAAAACTATGTCAGCTAAATGTTTTGAAGCCTATGTTGTGTGTTGAATGCTTGTCCCTAATATGAAGCGCTTGTGTGCTACCGGCTGCTTAACCAGCAAGAAGTCATTGGTAAAACAGCTTGACTAGCACAGGGTTCCCACATTCAAAGAAAACTAGGAAATGTCAGAGAAAtttaaaatggtgttttccaggcttggaacagtcatggaaatttctatagtgagtGGCTAtttagttaaaatattttatcaccaAAATATTGCTCTTGGTTAGTGCTTGTGTAGAGTAGCGCTACATCctaatatccatacttccctacaatacagtatgccaaaaacagtatgccaatggagtagtatgtccgaatcctcagaaGTTATAAAACAGTAAGCAAGATATatccagatgacctactatttccggcaaGATTCTGAAGTACGGATCGACTAAATGCTTAACATTCCCATAATCCCTTGGGAGCTGAGGCGAAGTCACattcaaaacgctggatttaaaagaacggtgTGAACTGTGAGTCGGATGGCTATTCTCAACTGTAAGTCCTATATATACCAGAAAAttgtttcttgtgcttaaattgtgcttgattaacaaaaccagagtcaATTATTTCCGCGGTTGTTGTTCTTATGTCCTATTTTTGAGTCACAAGTCAATACCCACTTGTctcacatgcatacctaaagaacatactgttttaccAGCCAAAAAGTGTGTATCAAATACCGTTACATACTGTGGCAGTACACGGTTTCGGACCCAGGGTAGAACTTGCTTGCAAGCATCCTAGTACCGGCCCAGCTCGCAAGTGATAGTAATGTCAGATTTTTGAGCGAAtccttctttttatttatttttggccatTTTATGCCTTTTTTTGACAGTGAAAGTGGAAAGAGACAGGAAACACTGGGAAAAAGACAAGAGGAATGACATGCAGCAAATGGTCCAGCCAGCCAGGAATCAAACCGAGGACTTACTGCTCATGGCTTTTGCACCCATGTGGTATGCACACTAACCACTTGGCAATCACTCAATGGTCACCCAATGAATCTTTCAATTGCTCGAAATTATTCACAAATTTGTCTCAATGATTCATTACTGAAttagtctgaatcaaaatgacttttaaaaaCCACAagcaactggaaaagtcatggaagagtcatggaaattcattggtcaaaaagggtgggaacccgcactaaccagcattaaccaACATGGACATTGATGCTGGTCTTCTCAGGCACCATAACACAACAATGTCCTGTCACTCTTTTTCTCAGTCATTCTGTCTCTCTTGGCCTGTATTTCTCTATACTGTAGTTCTGTCTTATTCTCAGAAGAAAGATACTGAAGCTTCGGTCAGTGATGTTGAGATTCCACAGGTTAATTCTCAGGTCATCTGCTGACATGTACGTCTCACAGTCACTGTTGACGCTGATGGAGTTGATGTGATATGCATGTGCATTAGCAAAAACACGCCGCGGGGACGCCTCCACAAGCAGATCCATCGGCCGGAGCACAGGGACCTAGACAACATGAgcacaaacaaacatgcatgaACATAGGTcatgaaaaaagaagagaaaagaagatttaaagggatagttcacctaaaaatttaacttctgtcatcatttactcaccctcatgttattccaacccctgtttgacttgcttttttccgtggaacacaaaaggagttgtttgAAAGCATGTTAACCTCGGTTACGATtcacttttccatacaatgaaagtgactgagactaacattctgtccTATATGTCCTTtagtattccatggaagaaaaagaaaagtccaTTTggacaacacgagggtgagtaaatgatgacagaattttcatttttgggtgaactgttccttaaaCACACCTGTAGAGTTGTAATTGTAGAAAGGTCCTTTAGTCTGCCCTCCTCATCTATGAGATTGTAGCCCTCTGCTCGCTTGTCTCTCTCACTCACCTTCCACAGCTTTATGGTCTTATCTGACAATGAAAAGAAAATGATTCCTAAAGATTCAACAATGCGTCTCAGTATTGTGGGATATAAAGTTGTATTTCTAATGCTATCAGAACAAACAAGCATTTCGGTTGTTACCATTGGTGGTAAGGAGGAAGTGGGCGGGGTTATGTGGAGGCAGCCAGCGAATCTTATTTATTTTCTCCTCAATCTCCAAACTTTTCAGGTAATCAAACTCAGGCTCATGACTCTGAAACGTGCTATAAACATTATATTCGccctgaaagagagagagttggGATTAATTAATTTTGCATCTTAATTCCTGTGTTACAATGGCTGAGTAAATATTAGAGTAGTTAGAGGTTAAAGTTTAAAGAAACCATGAAATCGTAATCAAAGTTTTGTGGCTATTAGTCCATGTCTGGCTTTGAGAATATCTACAGTATGTGCTAGTGTGCTCCTATAAGCTGACAAAATAAACTTatgatataatacaattatttggcctcaataattaaaaacttgagcagaacaaatttctgtgaaaatgattcataaaaccattcttacataaagTTTCTCATTcaaatgcaacaatttacgtgagaataattatataaaaacaattttgcAATCTTTCTTCATGAATAAGGCCAAAAGACTTTCTCattcaaaaatggaaatggaccaaaaatatagGTGACTCATCTTGTTCGCAGGGACGTATACAatgttttgtccaataaaatgctctctagaatgagaatgccccctCTCCTAAATTATACATTGCACTTGCCtctgactagcaagtagcaaatcatgattTTCACTGTGACAAACTTAAGGCTATtagctatttttaaaaaaaaggcaaactTAGAAAATGTGGTATTTAAAGGGAATCTCTCACCTGTGGTTCTCTCTGGAAAATGACAACTCTCCCACCCTTATCACCCGTGGCCAAGAACTCTCCTGTCTGGTTGAACTCCACCGTAGAGATGACATCAGCTGAATCAGAGATCAGATTGAAATCAACAATGCACTTCCAAAGTAAACAAATGCAATGTTTATACAGTTGAATAAGTGTAAATTATGGTGCATTGCCATGGTGTACACGTTCACTTCTTTTGTGAGAGCCAGTGCAAGGACAAGGTTTTGGAGTGTTTTTGTGTACTTAAAGGAACATTAATAAGACAtataaatttaaatacatatttaacatcaagttaccataccacgGTTCTTAGTTCTTCTGTACACCATGCCAgtaagaaacttaccctgatattatttttttttaaacagtgaaaattaaaggcagtactaAGGGTACTGATGTATAAATACTatacaatttaaattatgtataatttttcactttgcaataatgagaatgaccaactttttttcacattctggtgatgagagggtaaaatgtgcataactttcATCAAAAGAATGCCACAAAAATCACCTGgacagtgaaggaaaagcagccaacaaatgGCCGCATACAcaggaactccttcagtactgtttaaaaagcatcctaggTGTAGGGCCGGCCCATGGGTTTGTGAGGCCCTaggcgaaatcatgaaaatgggccccccCCCGGTGTGAAAAAtgccataactttaaaacatccatagaaccactgcaaacgtgatgagcagatttttttttttttacagaaagcactaaaaaagaagcACCATACTGTATAGCTCAGTagatgacaaataacatgtcaTATAGCTTTTTCTTTCCCCAACATGAAGATGtttggttaaaatgtacatgcatgcataagggaatatgtgtattttaggtactgtgacaagtcaccattttatcgccttattttgattgcctttcaacttttttctataagtacaaataaaccagtgtctcaattaatatgaggtcatggaaactgcaagtatgataattattgggtaacattttacaataaggtttgcattaggtatcattaacaatgtataatacaattttccagcatttattaatctcggctaatgttcatttataaaaatacagttgtttattgtttgttcatgttagctcatattgtattaactaatgttaacttatacaatttgtaatgtaaaaaattgACTAGTATATGTagaattcatgttaactaatgtagttaactaatgttaacaaatacaaccataagtGTTACCCATTAAAGTTGGGtataagaaaaaataagaaaatgctgtttaaaatagttttagatagttttCATTGTATAGGAAACGGCTGACTATGCTTGAAATTCAATTTCAACTATCCACATAACTGTGTAAAAGTTTATTTAGAGTAACAAAttcaattaaaacaaaaagttggccagaatgtgtgcaaaagcaaattaaagttaaaacatcagggaaaaaaaggtaactacagcatgtatattgtttaaggtataattatgtataaataaaattacatattttaaatagggcctatagacacaacacctcgaaatatatatttgtaaaccaATGTAAAGAatacctcttagagagcagacatctttgcagataggatggtttgtttattttccagattaaatgctcatattttcactctatgtgagttttttgtctttttaacgGCAGTGTCTGTATTCCTTcctgtctaataatactgtgaaaagaAGCCGCGCTCCAGTTCCCACCAATGCTttgcgttatgaataaattatgcagattagtgtgtactgcttagatttacttcttgccgattttagatacactgctgttattttatttgttgtaactttcagttatttgtctttttgtgattattcagagctaaTTTTGTACATAatgatgtttttagttttcaccatcattgtgatttgaatattaaattattaGTTCCACGTGTTGCACATTTATCTGGGTGAACGCGTGATAGGAACCATTGAACTGcagagaatttcaaaataaaagtcaacaCTGTTTCATAGACTTATGACTCATtcgtttacagtgcatccggaaagtattcacagcgcttcactttttccacattttgttatgttacagccttattccaaaatggattaaattcattattttcctcaaaattctacaaacaataccccataatgacaacgtgaaagaagtttgtttgaaatatttgcaaatttataaaaaattttaaaaaaaagtcacatgtacataagtattcacagcctttgctcaatactttgttgaagcacctttggcaccaattacagcctcaagtctttttgagtatgatgctacaagcttggtacacctatttttgggcagtttctcccattcttctttgcaggacctctcaagctccatcaggttggatggggagtgtcagtgcacagccattttcagatctctccagagatgttcaatcaggttcaagtctgggctctggctgggccactcaaggacattcacagagttgtcccggagccactcctttgttatcttggctgtgtgcttaggttcatcttacaacaggacaacgacccttcgccccagtctgaggtccagagcgctctggagcaggttttcatcaaggatgtctctgtacattgctgcattcatctttcccctcgatcctgactagtctcccagttcctgccgctgaaaaacatccccacagcatgatgctgccaccaccatgcttcactgtagggatggtattggccaggtgatgataggtgcctggtttcctccagacatgatgcttgccattcaggccaaagagttcaatctttgtttctcatggtctgagagtccttcaggtgccttttggcaaactccaggcgggctgtcatgtgccttttactgaggagtggcttccgtctggccactctaccatacaggcctgattggtggagtgctgcagagattgttgttcttctggaaggttctcctctctccacggAGAAATGCTAGatctctgtcagagtgaccattgggttcttggtcacctccctgacgaaggcccttctcccccgatcactcagtttggccaggtggccagctctaggaagagtcatggtggttccaaacttcttccatttacttatgatggaggccactgtgctcattgggaccgtcaatgctgcagaaatttttctgtacccttccccagatctgtgcctcgatacaatcctttctcggaggtctacagacaattccttggacttcatggcttggtttgtgctctgacatgcactgttaactgtgggaccttatatagacaggtgtgtgcctttccaaatcatgtccaatcaactgaatttatcacaggtggactccaatcaagttgtagaaacatctcaaggatgatcagtggaaacaggatgcacctgagctcaattctgagtgtcatggcaaaggctgtgaatacttatgtacatgtgatttttttcattttatatttttaataaatttgcaaagatttcaaacaaacttctttcacgttgtcattatggggtaatgtttgtagaattttgaggaaaataatgaaatgaatccattttcgaataaggctgtaacataacaaaatgtggaaaaagtgaagtgctgtgaatactttccggatgcactgtactttgcACGAGTTTGCGGGGCCCCCTCAGGTACATCGGGGCCCTAGGCGGCGGCCTGTATCGCCTGTAGGACTGGCCAGCCCTGCCTAGGTGGCATCTCATGAAATTGATTGAGAGAATGTGCAGATCAATAATCTATGCTACtttaaagaagctaaaatataaaatagttttgatttgGTTAACATTTTGGTCACACCATAactcacacatttacatttgtgttACTTCATAGTTTGAATGCCTTTACTATTCCAAATGCATAAAAGTAAAAAGTGTCCAACAATTTGATTAGTAATGTACAGTACATAagactttgtgttatattatggTGTGTATGCTTGTGTATAAACGTTACCCTCTGTGTACTCTGGCTCCAAGGCTGCGAGATCCGAACAGAGAACCGGACTCAGCATTCTGGGAAAGAACTAAGGGCGGGGCTGCAGCTCTACCAATCCTGCAAAGAGGAGGAGTTTTGTGATGAGCATACGAATTTGAGTGAAAGGGTTTGAACATGCTACTGGTGTTTTGAACACATGGATTCCAGGTGCAGTTATTCAAACATGCAGGTGTCATGAGCATCAGTTTGGATCAATTGCAAACCATTAAGATCCACAGAATGACTTTGATAAATGGGAATGGGCCTAAAACGAGCTAATCTAATCCTATTCCACATCAATATAAACAACAGATTGTCTAGGGGAAAAAAATCTCAAATCTGACACACATATACGTAAACATGTCCATCTGAACCAAATGCTTTAAATGGCCTCTGATATGTAGTTCGGAGTGTTGAAAGAGGATTGCACTGCCCACTTATGCTTGTAAACACTCACACAGCTGGTAAAGTGTGAATGGGAATTATGTAAGGAGAAAATTCAAGACTCTTACCTTCAGTCACATTGCTGTGCTACGGTTTAGCTGTCAGGATCAGATGCTAATATATTCATTTAGATCCATTGCTGAGTTTGAGTGTATAAAAGCTGTCTGTGGATGCGTGTGTTTGATGAATGAGCAGCACACCATACATTTTTCACACACCAGCAAGTCTATTGCAAAGCGTCATGGGGTATATGAAACTTCACGCAAAGTGGCTGATGCCACACAGACATAAACTCAACAAAATATACTTGCACTATAGAAAAATCACAAACAGGATGTTTTGGAGGCATCTACAACCAGAGTCTTCAGTTCAATTAATTCCGGTTGTGTTTTCCTGAAATCAGACGTAAACACATGACAGCTGGACTTGTGCGTAGGCATACTGATGTTTGTGCAAAAAAATGAGGGAGGGGTAAAAATCTATCTGTTCTGCTGCATAGACTCCTCCCCCAAAGCGTCTCACATAGAGGGAGACACAATCATCCAGTCGTTTGACTGGTCAGGGAATTGTGGCCAATAAGATAGCAGCTCAGCATCACTCTGAGCATCAACCCCCCCCCACTCCAGCCTCATACTGATACAGCTACAGGAGTGGTTGCCTGGTAACCGCATCTGTCTCTGAGAGCAGAGCAAGAGACTTGGAGGAAAAACAAGGCATTGCAATGGTTACATAAAGATgtgaaaaacattgaaaatgctgaaatgttGTGGACGGTCCATCCATTTTTTCACAATATCAAAATAtagtctctttaaaaaaaataaaaaatcacaatcTAAATaattaacaatgtccaacagtgtatgtacatgcactaCAGgagatttaataaatgttttggtcattttttcttTAAGACATTAAAATGTCCACCACAGTGACATTTCCAAcatatctcaaattctgtattgtgtttacagTAATAGAATCCCATGGTGGGATTTCCAcagatggaaattacatttttaaccttttttttttttttttaaaatggtcaACTCCTATGTCTTGCTaatgctaatttcatagctaacattttatatatcctaAATACAAACTGCGTAATTTgccaaattacagcttgattgcaAATGACTgccaataaaaatactctgctcacaagtgatatacACTCAGCAAGCACTTCatttggaacacctgtacacctacttattcatgcaattatctaatcagccaatcatgtggcagcaatgcaatgcataaaatcatgtagatacgggtcaggagcttcagttaatgttcacatcaaccatcagaatggggaaaagatttgatcacagtgatttcgaccatggcatgattgttggtgccagacgggctggtttgagtatttctg from Myxocyprinus asiaticus isolate MX2 ecotype Aquarium Trade chromosome 22, UBuf_Myxa_2, whole genome shotgun sequence includes the following:
- the LOC127412704 gene encoding serine/threonine-protein phosphatase 2A 55 kDa regulatory subunit B beta isoform-like encodes the protein MLSPVLCSDLAALEPEYTEADVISTVEFNQTGEFLATGDKGGRVVIFQREPQGEYNVYSTFQSHEPEFDYLKSLEIEEKINKIRWLPPHNPAHFLLTTNDKTIKLWKVSERDKRAEGYNLIDEEGRLKDLSTITTLQVPVLRPMDLLVEASPRRVFANAHAYHINSISVNSDCETYMSADDLRINLWNLNITDRSFNIVDLKPENMEDLTEVITVAEFHPHHCHLLAFSSSTGTTRLCDMRARALCDQHVKLFEEAVDPAGRTFFSEIVSSVSDVKFSHSGRYLLTRDYLTAKVWDLNMENKPVETYQVHDYLRTKLCALYESDCIFDKFECAWNGTDSVIMTGAYNNYFRLFDRASRRDVTLEASREVCKHRAVLQPRRVCVGKKRKETDVSVDSLDFQKKILHTAWHPKENIIAIAASNNLYIFQDRLTPNIHSQCTNTKCASQITDTPNISDST